The Arachis hypogaea cultivar Tifrunner chromosome 14, arahy.Tifrunner.gnm2.J5K5, whole genome shotgun sequence genome has a segment encoding these proteins:
- the LOC140178668 gene encoding uncharacterized protein, with protein sequence MDVVLGPGGTSRETERRGEASAASPWQRTRSPPRRTTRSPERRPFRGTGDNSTRIMQELRHRMQDLERRLADREHRQQTPESSYSRSILRSRSRRTASPQSEPENAREGGRARRCRDPLIYARHDRRTTERNREDTHQEDDEGRTTRTRGPVIMGATPFHRSILEVRLPKHFDKPTDMRYDGTQDPQEHLTAFEARMNLEGVGDEVRCHAFPITLAGPAIRWFNNLPQGSVTRFSDISRAFLAQFTTRIAKAKHPINLLGVTYRSGEPTRKYLDRFNDECLEIDGLTDSVASLCLTNGLLNEDFRKYLTKKPVWTMHEIQCVVREYINDEEVSQVVAANKRQPSYNQNRHHRSGERQKEHTRDGGLSKAPRPFPRVGKFTNYTPFTAPIMEVYQQIAEKGILSKPRPLKERTRGNRSLCCDYHKGYGHKTQDCFDLKDALEEPRRRNRDHEGEDKTRAAKRCQEPEDNDHGLTIVNVVTARNVAPRSKLAHKKDAKVLAVSTSSARSPKKLPSISFGPEDQWFDKVAESPPMVITARVGTGLIKRILVVTGADSNIMFRNVFDALGLRDADLKTHQHGVVGLGDHFIKPDGIISLPTSVGQGQGRRTVMVEFVILRDSTAYNIILGRKTINDVGAVISTRMLIMKFITEEGLVGKKSKKASGVFLADLDARVSDKSRPEPEGNLEKFRVGDTEEKFTFVNRNLPHELKEPLMEMIKANGDLFAWTPADMPRIDPQLMSHHLAVKPEARPVAQRRRKMSQERAEKVAKQTASLLEAGFIWELDYSTWLLNVVLVRKHNGKLRMSVDYSDLNKACPKDCYPLPNIDALVDAAAGYRGHIPKVDEQDIRRHHWQNGGSLRGRHPCQDRPTRRPSKRPGKRVHGPSTTWHEAQPSQVRLCHGGREVPRIHDNQKGVEANPEKFQAILQMKSPGCVKDVQRLAGRLTALSRFLGASAAKALPFFNLMRKGIAFEWIPACEEAFNHFKKILATPPVLGKPVVGEPLYLYLVVTEEALAAVLVREEAKVQQPIYFVSKALQGAELRYSKLEKLALALLTSSRRLRQYFQGHQVVNGPGNSSSAPETRPSGKDDDLGHRAIPI encoded by the exons ATGGATGTTGTACTGGGCCCAGGAGGAACAAGCCGCGAGACCGAGCGCAGAGGGGAAGCCTCCGCGGCTTCTCCCTGGCAACGCACGAGGTCCCCTCCAAGACGAACCACACGATCTCCCGAAAGGCGCCCCTTCAGGGGAACTGGCGACAACAGcaccagaataatgcaagaactaCGCCACAGGATGCAAGACCTAGAGCGCCGGTTGGCAGACCGAGAACATCGTCAACAAACTCCCGAATCAAGCTACTCCCGCTCCATCTTGAGAAGCCGCTCCCGACGAACAGCTAGCCCACAATCTGAGCCCGAAAATGCCAGGGAGGGAGGACGCGCGAGAAGATGCCGTGACCCCCTCATATACGCCAGGCACGACAGGCGTACCACAGAGCGGAACCGCGAGGACACTCATCAGGAGGACGACGAGGGAAGAACAACCAGAACGCGGGGACCAGTGATAATGGGCGCAACCCCATTCCATCGTTCCATCCTCGAGGTCCGGCTGCCGAAACActttgacaagccaacggacatgaggtacgacggaACCCAAGACCCGCAGGAGCACCTTACGGCTTTCGAAGCCAGAATGAACCTGGAGGGAGTGGGAGACGAGGTAAGGTGCCATGCTTTCCCGATCACCTTAGCAGGACCTGCAATACGGTGGTTCAATAACCTCCCGCAGGGCTCGGTGACCAGGTTCTCGGACATCAGCCGCGCCTTCCTAGCCCAATTCACAACCAGAATCGCAAAGGCAAAACACCCAATCAATCTACTTGGAGTGACCTATAGATCCGGCGAGCCGACCAGGAAATACCTAGACCGATTCAACGATGAGTGCTTGGAAATCGACGGGTTGACGGATTCGGTTGCAAGCTTATGCCTGACGAATGGACTTCTAAACGAGGACTTCAGAAAGTACCTCACCAAAAAGCCGGTGTGGACAATGCACGAGATCCAGTGTGTAGTCAGGGAGTACATCAACGATGAGGAAGTCAGCCAAGTCGTGgctgccaacaaacggcagccCTCTTACAATCAAAACCGGCACCACAGGAGCGGAGAAAGACAGAAGGAACACACCAGGGACGGCGGTCTGAGCAAGGCACCCAGGCCGTTTCCTCGAGTCGGGAAGTTCACTAATTACACTCCCTTCACCGCACCAATCATGGAAGTTTACCAACAAATAGCCGAGAAGGGGATCTTGTCGAAGCCCCGACCATTGAAGGAACGAACAAGGGGGAACCGGAGCCTCTGCTGTGATTACCACAAGGGCTACGGGCACAAGACACAGGACTGCTTCGACCTGAAGGACGCACTAGA GGAGCCGAGGAGACGGAACCGTGACCACGAGGGCGAAGACAAGACCCGGGCAGCAAAGCGATGCCAAGAGCCGGAAGACAACGACCACGGCCTTACCATAGTGAACGTGGTAACGGCGAGAAACGTGGCGCCTAGGTCCAAGTTGGCACATAAGAAAGACGCTAAAGTCCTGGCGGTTTCCACATCCTCTGCGCGAAGCCCCAAGAAACTTCCATCCATTTCTTTCGGTCCGGAGGACCAGTGGTTCGACAAGGTCGCGGAAAGCCCTCCCATGGTCATTacggccagagtgggaaccggcCTCATCAAGCGAATCCTTGTAGTTACGGGGGCAGATtcgaacatcatgttccgcaatGTGTTCGACGCCTTGGGTCTAAGGGACGCCGACTTAAAGACTCACCAGCACGGCGTTGTAGGGCtcggcgaccacttcatcaagccggaCGGGATAATCTCCCTGCCGACCTCCGTGGGACAAGGCCAAGGGAGAAGAACGGTAATGGTAGAGTTCGTGATCCTACGAGACTCTAcggcctacaacatcatcctagGGAGGAAGACCATCAACGACGTAGGGGCAGTCATCAGCACAAGGATGCTGATAATGAAGTTCATAACTGAAGAAGGATTAGTAGG aaagaaatccaaaaaaGCATCAGGAGTTTTCCTCGCCGACTTGGACGCGAGAGTCAGCGACAAGTCGAGACCCGAACCAGAAGGGAACCTGGAGAAGTTTAGAGTCGGCGACACGGAGGAGAAGTTCACCTTCGTGAATAGAAATCTCCCTCACGAGCTGAAAGAACCTTTAATGGAAATGATCAAGGCCAATGGTGACCTATTTGCCTGGACACCGGCCGACATGCCGAGGATAGACCCCCAACTCATGTCACACCATTTGGCCGTCAAGCCAGAAGCCAGACCGGTGGcccagaggaggaggaagatgtcaCAGGAAAGAGCAGAAAAGGTGGCCAagcagacggccagcctcctcGAAGCAGGATTCATCTGGGAACTTGACTACTCGACCTGGCTGTTGAACGTAGTCTTAGTAAGAAAGCATAATGGGAAATTGAGGATGTCCGTGGATTattctgatctcaacaaagcatgccccaaggaTTGCTACCCCCTACCCAACATTGATGCACTCGTCGACGCGGCGGCggggtaccg gggccacataccaaaggttgatgaacaagatattcgGCGACATCATTGGCAAAAcggtggaagtctacgtggacgacatccttGCCAAGACCGCCCGACCCGAAGACCTTCTAAGCGACCTGGGAAACGTGTTCATGGCCCTTCGACGACatggcatgaggctcaaccctctcaagtgcgcctttgccatggaggccgGGAAGTTCCTAGGATTCATGATAACCAAAAGGGGGTGGAAGCCAATCCTGAAAAATTCCAAGCAATACTCCAAATGAAGAGCCCAGGCTGCGTCAAAGACGTCCAGAGACTGGCGGGAAGGCTCACTGCGCTATCTCGCTTCCTCGGGGCGTCGGCAGCAAAGGCCCTACCTTTCTTCAACctaatgagaaagggaatagcATTTGAATGGATCCCAGCATGCGAAGAAGCATTCAACCATTTCAAAAAGATACTTGCAACACCACCTGTGCTTGGTAAACCCGTGGTCGGAGAACCGCTTTACCTGTACCTAGTTGTAACGGAGGAAGCACTGG